Proteins encoded together in one Bosea sp. (in: a-proteobacteria) window:
- a CDS encoding enoyl-CoA hydratase/isomerase family protein, translating to MTDGVVEEARGEIALIRLAKPEILNAWDAPMRARLVDALRRAGDDPQVRAIVLTGTGERAFCAGQDLREARSFDAERAESWIREWETLYDTIRSLPKPFVVALNGLAVGSAFQVALLADFRIGHAEVRMGQPEINAGIASITGPWIMREILGVARTTDLALSGRLMPAEECFRIGIINRLVPREQVLDEALALARELSGKAALAMRLDKQWLREMSEPGFRACIAAAIRYHRESYGSGEPGRQMEKFLDRGARA from the coding sequence ATGACGGACGGAGTGGTGGAAGAAGCGCGGGGCGAGATTGCACTGATCCGGCTCGCCAAGCCCGAAATCCTCAACGCCTGGGACGCGCCGATGCGAGCGCGCCTCGTCGACGCGCTGCGCCGCGCGGGAGACGATCCGCAGGTGCGCGCCATCGTCCTGACCGGGACCGGGGAACGCGCCTTCTGCGCCGGCCAGGATCTGCGCGAGGCCAGGAGCTTCGACGCCGAGCGGGCCGAGAGCTGGATCCGGGAATGGGAGACGCTCTACGACACCATCCGCTCGCTGCCGAAGCCCTTCGTCGTCGCCCTGAACGGGCTCGCGGTCGGCTCGGCCTTCCAGGTCGCCCTGCTGGCCGATTTCCGCATCGGGCATGCCGAGGTCCGCATGGGGCAGCCCGAGATCAACGCCGGCATCGCCAGCATCACCGGTCCCTGGATCATGCGCGAGATCCTCGGGGTGGCGCGCACGACGGATCTGGCGCTGTCCGGGCGCCTGATGCCGGCGGAGGAGTGCTTCCGGATCGGCATCATCAATCGTCTGGTGCCGCGCGAGCAGGTTCTCGACGAGGCGCTGGCGCTGGCGCGCGAACTCAGCGGCAAGGCCGCGCTCGCCATGCGGCTGGACAAGCAGTGGTTGCGGGAGATGAGCGAGCCCGGCTTCCGAGCCTGCATCGCCGCGGCGATCCGTTACCATCGTGAATCCTATGGATCCGGCGAGCCGGGCCGGCAGATGGAGAAATTCCTCGATCGCGGAGCGCGAGCGTGA
- a CDS encoding ABC transporter substrate-binding protein, with translation MTASFHPTRRAVAVGASALAALPIPSFAQQFQGPIRVGGLVPLTGAGAPHGPTMMKIHRAIVEDVNRAGGIFGQKIEYFGEDDQTNPDAGVLATRKLIDVDRVSAIISVWASSVGAAMLPICWQNKVIMFGITSADSLSAMPHQGYFIRTHPDTGMQGRKLAEFAIKRKAKQVYVLAPQQPYAEPFIRAVEAACTAAGTKATSVIYDIRKTSFRTEVDQLLKAQPDVVLLGGLAPDNIIMTRDLYRAGVKAPIIGLATGVNQAVIDGAGKQVVEGLYTQVPVPALGSPGYKRVQEIAGTDQPDTYACQAFDHINLFILSVARAKAATGTAIKDTIRSVSSGSGEVVTDALAGLAILREGRPINYDGASGPCSFEPNGSLSDCEFQLQQIRDGKLVNVTL, from the coding sequence ATGACCGCCTCTTTTCATCCTACGCGCCGTGCTGTCGCGGTTGGTGCCTCCGCACTCGCAGCACTTCCGATTCCGTCGTTTGCACAGCAGTTTCAGGGGCCGATCCGTGTCGGCGGCCTGGTTCCGCTCACCGGCGCCGGCGCTCCCCACGGCCCGACGATGATGAAGATCCATCGTGCAATTGTCGAAGACGTCAACAGGGCGGGAGGCATATTTGGCCAGAAGATCGAATATTTCGGAGAAGACGATCAGACCAATCCGGATGCCGGCGTTCTCGCGACTCGAAAGCTCATAGACGTAGACCGCGTCAGCGCAATCATCAGCGTCTGGGCATCGAGCGTCGGAGCCGCCATGCTGCCGATCTGTTGGCAGAATAAAGTCATTATGTTTGGCATCACTTCCGCTGACTCGCTTAGCGCCATGCCTCACCAAGGATATTTCATCCGAACGCATCCCGATACCGGCATGCAAGGACGCAAGCTGGCCGAGTTCGCGATCAAGCGAAAAGCCAAACAGGTCTATGTTCTTGCCCCGCAGCAGCCATATGCCGAGCCGTTCATCCGAGCGGTCGAAGCCGCGTGCACGGCAGCCGGAACGAAAGCGACCAGCGTCATCTACGATATTCGTAAGACGTCCTTTCGTACGGAAGTCGACCAACTCCTCAAGGCGCAGCCCGATGTCGTCCTGCTGGGCGGGCTGGCACCCGACAACATCATCATGACACGCGATCTTTACAGAGCCGGTGTCAAGGCGCCGATCATCGGCCTTGCGACGGGCGTCAATCAGGCCGTGATAGACGGGGCTGGAAAGCAGGTCGTCGAAGGCCTCTACACGCAAGTACCGGTTCCGGCGCTGGGATCACCAGGTTACAAGCGCGTCCAGGAGATCGCCGGCACAGATCAGCCCGACACCTACGCCTGCCAGGCTTTCGACCATATCAATCTTTTCATCCTCTCGGTCGCCCGGGCCAAGGCGGCAACCGGCACGGCAATCAAGGATACCATCCGTTCGGTCAGCAGTGGTTCGGGGGAGGTCGTGACGGACGCCCTGGCGGGTCTGGCGATCCTGCGCGAGGGACGCCCGATCAATTATGACGGGGCCTCCGGACCTTGTTCGTTCGAGCCGAATGGCAGCCTTTCAGACTGCGAATTCCAATTGCAGCAAATCCGTGACGGCAAGCTCGTCAACGTGACCCTCTGA
- a CDS encoding branched-chain amino acid ABC transporter permease produces MLNYLTAAGTFAGIYALIALGLNIIWGMTGMVNLGVIGYYAFGAYASAILSLELGIPVPLSALIAVLITAGVGAATTLGVVRVKDDYLAIVTLGFAETVRLVAENEVWLTNGTDGLAQIPQPGLDVLGPAFGYCYFAFVLLTVCAALFLLERLRGAPFGRVLRAIRDDAPVVAAAGKNVVQFQMVALAIGAGLMGLSGAIYAHYIGFVSPDTFGTQRLIYIFFAISLGGKGNNFGVVLGTFLLVLFDESARFAISSLPGLSAVQIGAGRQFIIGVCFLLVLRFRPRGVLPEARPAYGPE; encoded by the coding sequence ATGCTGAATTATCTCACAGCCGCGGGGACATTCGCAGGCATCTACGCCCTGATTGCGCTTGGCCTCAATATAATCTGGGGCATGACCGGCATGGTCAACCTTGGCGTAATTGGCTACTATGCTTTTGGCGCATATGCTTCCGCTATTCTCTCGCTTGAGCTGGGTATTCCGGTGCCGCTATCGGCACTGATCGCTGTTCTGATCACGGCTGGAGTCGGCGCTGCCACAACCTTGGGTGTCGTGCGGGTCAAAGATGATTATCTTGCTATTGTTACGCTAGGATTCGCAGAAACGGTGCGCTTGGTCGCTGAGAACGAGGTGTGGCTTACGAACGGTACGGATGGCCTCGCCCAGATTCCGCAGCCCGGTCTCGATGTGCTGGGGCCAGCGTTCGGCTACTGTTATTTTGCTTTCGTGCTCTTGACCGTTTGTGCAGCGCTCTTCCTCCTGGAGCGGCTTCGCGGCGCTCCATTCGGCCGAGTGCTCCGCGCTATTCGTGACGACGCGCCGGTCGTCGCAGCCGCTGGGAAGAACGTTGTCCAGTTTCAGATGGTCGCGCTGGCGATCGGCGCGGGCCTCATGGGGCTGTCCGGCGCAATATACGCGCACTATATCGGATTTGTATCGCCAGATACATTTGGAACACAGAGGCTTATCTATATATTCTTTGCAATAAGCCTCGGCGGGAAAGGCAATAATTTTGGTGTAGTCCTCGGAACATTCCTGCTCGTTCTTTTCGATGAAAGCGCCCGCTTTGCGATCTCGTCCCTGCCTGGCCTGTCGGCCGTTCAGATCGGCGCCGGCAGGCAATTCATTATTGGCGTTTGCTTCCTCCTGGTGCTCCGCTTTAGGCCCCGAGGCGTTCTCCCGGAGGCAAGGCCGGCGTATGGCCCGGAATAA
- a CDS encoding branched-chain amino acid ABC transporter permease, translating into MSSELLQLTVNGLMAGSTIALPAVGLSLIFAVQRITNFSMAAHVAVGAFVGYVSNTYFGVPFVGTLIFAFILAGLVGVFTDRIALQPLRGGGPLIVAIGSMALNMVLENALRMLFGNDVRSLDVPIMRDVVWGNIRIAPQQFENLGLAVVAMGLLFGLLTFTSIGRAMRAVADNPQLADIKGIDPRRISTISNFIGMGLGGASGIILATNTAITPDMGFLIIISVFAAAVVGGLGNVTGAVVGAILIGVAEEWSTLILPVNYRSAIGFVAIIMTLALLPRGILGGRQTI; encoded by the coding sequence ATGAGTTCCGAACTTCTACAACTAACCGTCAACGGGCTCATGGCCGGCTCTACGATTGCTTTGCCAGCTGTGGGGTTGAGCCTTATCTTCGCCGTCCAGAGAATAACGAATTTCTCGATGGCGGCGCATGTGGCCGTTGGCGCCTTTGTAGGATACGTCTCGAACACTTACTTCGGAGTCCCCTTCGTGGGGACTCTCATTTTTGCCTTTATCCTCGCGGGACTTGTCGGGGTTTTCACAGATCGGATTGCGTTGCAGCCTCTGCGTGGCGGGGGACCCTTGATCGTGGCCATCGGTTCGATGGCGTTGAATATGGTTCTCGAGAACGCGCTGCGCATGCTCTTTGGAAACGATGTCCGTTCCCTCGACGTCCCGATCATGCGCGACGTCGTGTGGGGCAACATCCGAATCGCGCCGCAGCAGTTCGAGAATCTCGGTCTCGCGGTCGTCGCCATGGGTCTTTTGTTCGGCCTCCTGACCTTTACAAGCATCGGGCGCGCCATGCGGGCGGTGGCCGATAATCCTCAACTTGCAGACATAAAGGGAATAGATCCTCGACGTATCTCAACCATCTCCAACTTTATTGGAATGGGTCTCGGTGGCGCTTCGGGAATCATCCTGGCAACGAATACTGCGATTACGCCCGATATGGGCTTTCTGATCATCATTTCGGTCTTTGCCGCGGCCGTTGTCGGAGGGCTCGGGAATGTGACCGGAGCAGTCGTTGGAGCCATTCTGATCGGCGTCGCCGAAGAGTGGTCGACGCTGATCCTGCCGGTCAACTATCGATCGGCGATTGGATTTGTAGCGATCATCATGACATTGGCCCTACTTCCCCGCGGCATTCTCGGCGGACGCCAGACTATCTGA
- a CDS encoding IclR family transcriptional regulator, with the protein MVGRSGSERREKKTADAAGERHDPLTVRSVEKAFRVLAAFSPAHPTLSLTEIAKAADLDKSAAQRFAHTLTKLGYMKKNENNRRLELTSKTLTMGSNYVRSNTLITKSIPYLLHLSRETEETINLTVLDGTDIIFVSRFLSRHVLANDVVVGAKMPAFCTAPGIAMLSRMAPAAARAVLEQSDLKPYTASTTYMLDALIGKIEASAAQGYATAFEEFYHGDLSIAAAVLDAKAQPLCAFNISVSSTRYTPEEAKARFAPLVVAAAASVSQNVASLV; encoded by the coding sequence ATGGTGGGACGATCTGGATCCGAGCGCCGGGAGAAGAAGACGGCCGACGCCGCGGGCGAGCGTCACGACCCGCTGACGGTCCGCTCCGTCGAGAAGGCCTTTCGTGTCCTGGCCGCGTTCAGCCCGGCTCATCCGACGCTGAGCCTGACGGAGATCGCCAAGGCGGCCGATCTCGACAAGAGCGCGGCACAGCGCTTCGCCCATACCCTGACCAAGCTCGGCTACATGAAGAAAAACGAGAACAACCGCCGCCTCGAGCTGACGTCGAAGACGCTGACGATGGGGTCCAACTACGTTCGATCCAACACGCTGATCACGAAGTCGATCCCCTATCTGCTCCACCTCAGCCGGGAGACCGAGGAGACCATCAATCTCACCGTTCTGGACGGCACGGATATCATCTTCGTTTCACGGTTTCTCAGCCGGCATGTCCTGGCGAACGATGTCGTGGTCGGCGCGAAGATGCCCGCCTTCTGTACGGCGCCGGGCATCGCCATGCTCTCCCGCATGGCGCCGGCTGCGGCCCGCGCCGTCCTGGAACAGAGCGATCTCAAACCCTACACGGCCTCGACGACCTACATGCTCGATGCGCTGATCGGGAAGATCGAAGCCTCGGCCGCCCAGGGCTACGCGACGGCTTTCGAGGAATTCTATCACGGCGATCTGTCGATCGCGGCCGCCGTCCTGGACGCGAAGGCCCAGCCCCTCTGCGCCTTCAACATCAGCGTGTCGAGCACCCGCTACACGCCGGAGGAGGCGAAAGCCCGTTTCGCGCCCCTCGTCGTGGCCGCGGCCGCATCCGTTTCGCAAAACGTCGCCAGCCTCGTCTGA
- a CDS encoding acyclic terpene utilization AtuA family protein, with amino-acid sequence MATKVYIGGGAGFADERPDAVEILVGTLERRNGPRYIILETLAERTLALAQLERRRNPDAGYTPQLGAFLRPILTRCVTAGIRIVCNSGAANPRAAAALVFGIARELGLEGLRVGLIEGDDLLGMVSEQEIRAWPTIEGLPLGDEPLIAANVYLGARPIAEALNLGAHMVITGRCTDSALVLGPLISEFGWTETDWDLLAAGTLAGHLLECSAQVSGGYFADPGYKDVPDLGRIGFPIGEVEADGRLVITKADDTGGLVSTATVTEQLLYEMHDPAAYVVPDVVLDVTAVRLEEAGPNRVAVTGARGRPRPETLKATLSVEGGFLAEGEITYAGPNALARAELAAQVLAERLRIVGIQCPTRIDLIGAVSSFDGDSGTMRRRGEFPNDGEYRVRLAGNAPDKLTADRIANEVIGLYSTGPGGGGGVRKGVTGRVQTRSVLLGRDLVKPTVEILAEAPL; translated from the coding sequence ATGGCTACCAAGGTCTATATCGGGGGTGGTGCCGGCTTTGCAGACGAGCGGCCTGACGCCGTCGAAATCCTCGTGGGCACGCTGGAACGTCGTAACGGGCCCCGCTACATCATCCTCGAAACGCTCGCGGAACGGACGCTGGCCCTTGCTCAACTCGAGCGGCGCAGAAATCCCGATGCCGGTTACACCCCTCAACTCGGCGCTTTTCTGCGTCCGATCCTGACACGCTGCGTCACCGCGGGCATTCGGATCGTCTGTAATTCAGGGGCCGCCAATCCCAGGGCTGCGGCGGCCCTCGTGTTCGGGATCGCCAGGGAACTGGGGCTCGAGGGCCTGCGCGTTGGCCTGATCGAAGGGGACGATCTCCTCGGTATGGTTTCCGAGCAGGAGATTCGCGCCTGGCCGACGATCGAGGGGCTTCCGCTCGGGGACGAGCCGCTGATTGCCGCCAACGTCTATCTCGGCGCACGCCCGATCGCCGAGGCGCTGAACCTCGGCGCCCATATGGTCATAACCGGTCGCTGTACGGATTCCGCGCTCGTTCTCGGCCCTTTGATCTCGGAGTTCGGCTGGACAGAAACCGATTGGGATCTTCTTGCGGCCGGGACCTTGGCCGGTCATCTCCTCGAATGCAGCGCCCAGGTCTCGGGCGGTTACTTCGCGGATCCTGGCTACAAGGACGTGCCTGATCTTGGACGGATCGGCTTCCCGATCGGTGAAGTCGAGGCGGACGGCCGACTGGTCATCACCAAGGCGGACGATACGGGCGGTCTGGTTTCGACCGCCACGGTGACTGAGCAACTGCTCTACGAAATGCACGACCCCGCGGCTTATGTGGTGCCCGACGTGGTGCTCGATGTGACCGCTGTCCGCCTCGAGGAGGCCGGTCCCAACCGGGTCGCCGTAACCGGAGCGCGCGGTCGACCCCGTCCCGAGACTCTGAAGGCGACACTCAGCGTTGAAGGCGGGTTCCTGGCCGAGGGAGAGATCACCTATGCGGGACCCAATGCCCTGGCTCGCGCGGAGCTCGCCGCGCAGGTGCTGGCCGAGCGTCTGCGTATCGTCGGTATTCAGTGTCCGACGCGCATCGACCTGATTGGCGCGGTCAGCAGCTTCGACGGCGACAGCGGCACGATGCGCCGTCGGGGCGAATTTCCCAACGATGGCGAATATCGCGTTCGGCTCGCCGGCAATGCCCCCGACAAGCTTACCGCGGATCGCATCGCCAACGAGGTGATTGGTCTCTACAGCACCGGCCCAGGGGGAGGAGGAGGCGTCAGGAAAGGTGTTACCGGCAGGGTTCAGACCCGGTCCGTACTGCTTGGGCGGGACTTGGTTAAGCCGACCGTTGAAATCTTGGCGGAGGCCCCCCTATGA
- a CDS encoding GntR family transcriptional regulator, which produces MTVDTGPLRPSGRPKGTGSQVVYDELRSQILMMEMRPGALLDELALVQSFGLSRTPVREALIRLEADGLVEIVANRGARVSPIDFDSVGELFEALDLYSRAICHLAARRPNKVALTAARKINVDFADAARRNDFRAMGEANWRFHDELGRAAGNRYLAEAQTRTLNATMRFAYLVHSAAVTRSQSYRSYFDRLVEEHEQILDEIETGNAVSAEALAGRHTRLFQENVAAYMKQNDLLSVSVVPTS; this is translated from the coding sequence ATGACCGTGGATACAGGGCCGTTGCGCCCTTCGGGCCGCCCGAAAGGCACTGGCAGCCAAGTCGTCTATGACGAGCTCCGCAGCCAGATCTTGATGATGGAAATGAGACCGGGCGCGCTATTGGATGAGCTGGCCCTCGTGCAATCATTCGGGCTTTCACGCACTCCCGTTCGGGAAGCGCTGATCCGGCTCGAGGCGGACGGACTCGTCGAGATCGTCGCAAACCGGGGCGCACGGGTGTCACCGATCGATTTCGACAGCGTCGGCGAGCTTTTCGAGGCTCTCGACCTCTATTCGCGTGCGATCTGCCACCTGGCGGCCCGCCGCCCCAATAAAGTGGCGCTGACCGCGGCCAGAAAGATAAACGTCGACTTCGCTGACGCGGCGCGGCGCAATGATTTCCGCGCGATGGGAGAAGCCAATTGGCGGTTTCACGATGAGCTCGGTCGCGCTGCGGGCAACCGCTACCTCGCCGAGGCTCAAACGCGCACATTGAATGCAACGATGCGCTTCGCCTACCTGGTCCATTCCGCGGCTGTCACCCGTAGCCAGAGCTATCGATCCTATTTCGATCGTCTCGTCGAGGAACATGAGCAGATTCTCGATGAAATCGAAACAGGAAACGCCGTATCCGCCGAAGCCTTGGCCGGCCGCCATACCCGGCTTTTCCAGGAGAATGTGGCGGCTTACATGAAGCAGAATGATCTGTTAAGCGTTAGCGTAGTCCCTACCTCATGA
- a CDS encoding ABC transporter ATP-binding protein: protein MTLLTAAGLVAGYGAQDVILKSISVSVAAGEVVAILGPNGAGKSTFLKALAGVVPLRKGSILLAGHEISNLPPRELAKRGVAFVPQEHNVFPSLTIVENLEIGGNLHPSSNRERTEKVFERIPALAEKRRARAGALSGGQRQLLAMGMALMVDPRLVLLDEPTAGLSPAAAGDLFQLIRTFADSGIAVLLVEQNAVRALEFAERAYILVDGCNSREGPAAKLLADPEIRFVFLGEHAAETLKST, encoded by the coding sequence ATGACGCTCCTGACCGCAGCCGGCCTGGTCGCAGGCTACGGCGCCCAAGACGTAATCCTGAAAAGCATCAGTGTCTCCGTCGCCGCAGGGGAGGTCGTGGCGATCCTCGGGCCCAACGGCGCGGGAAAATCGACATTCCTCAAGGCGCTTGCCGGCGTCGTGCCTCTCAGAAAGGGATCGATCCTGCTGGCCGGGCACGAGATCTCAAACCTGCCGCCGCGAGAGCTGGCGAAGAGGGGGGTCGCCTTCGTGCCGCAGGAGCACAACGTCTTCCCGAGCCTGACCATCGTCGAAAATCTCGAGATCGGCGGAAATCTCCATCCCTCCTCCAACCGGGAGCGGACCGAGAAGGTCTTCGAGCGCATTCCTGCTCTTGCCGAAAAACGGCGCGCACGGGCAGGGGCGTTGTCCGGCGGCCAGCGCCAACTCCTCGCCATGGGCATGGCCCTCATGGTCGATCCGAGGCTCGTCCTGTTGGACGAACCGACCGCGGGTCTCTCTCCAGCGGCGGCTGGAGACCTGTTCCAGCTGATCCGAACATTCGCGGATAGCGGCATAGCCGTTCTGTTGGTCGAGCAGAATGCCGTAAGGGCGCTGGAGTTCGCGGAAAGAGCCTACATCCTGGTCGATGGCTGCAATAGTCGGGAAGGACCTGCCGCAAAGCTCCTGGCCGACCCCGAGATACGCTTCGTCTTCCTGGGAGAACACGCAGCCGAGACGCTAAAATCAACGTAA
- a CDS encoding hydantoinase B/oxoprolinase family protein has product MNRFVPVNPAEQLDPISIEVIQNGLRSISDECYIALMKSAYSTNIKERHDHSTCIMDASGRIVVQAAQTQSIHLSSMLGHVEALLSRYRLTDLQEGDIFISNDPFVAGGTHLPDVNFAMPIFFEGRIIGFSCNIAHHVDVGGMAPGSMSSNMTEIYQEGLRLPVVRLVSRGQIVPDVLEIILLNVRVPQERRGDYFAQIAACRLGERRVRELCERRSAGRVLATFKEVIDRTRARMRRAIEELPDGIYRFEDVMEDDGNGTHDIPIRLSLTVDGDRIRLDFSGTSPQVRGNINCPLTATQSAVGYVLKALLDPDVPNNHGILDVIEIHAEPGSLLNPVFPAAVAYRAHTTQRIIDVVIGALAPALPDRVIAASNGSNTTAVFSGIDPRSNRPYLYLETLGGGCGARSFKDGKDGVQQHIANTANLPVEAIESEYPLRVREYGFASDTGGAGRFRGGLSLRRTIEPIDHDCLFNGAGERFVHAPWGVFGGGRGAPGRIRLVDANGGARDLGGKPAPMICPDRHAIEITTPGAGGYGDPQKRSAADLARDLRSGKFSMDFIASRYGIAPAALERAARAAPDTDYDDPPAPWHNVDQG; this is encoded by the coding sequence ATGAATCGTTTCGTTCCCGTGAACCCCGCCGAACAGCTGGATCCTATCAGCATCGAAGTTATCCAGAACGGCTTAAGGTCTATCTCTGACGAATGCTATATAGCGCTCATGAAAAGCGCTTACTCGACCAATATAAAAGAGCGGCATGATCATAGCACCTGCATCATGGACGCTTCCGGGCGGATCGTCGTCCAAGCCGCGCAGACGCAATCGATCCATTTGAGTTCGATGCTCGGCCATGTCGAAGCGCTCCTATCGCGTTACCGCCTGACCGATCTCCAGGAGGGGGATATCTTCATCTCCAACGACCCTTTCGTGGCCGGCGGCACTCATCTTCCCGACGTGAATTTTGCAATGCCGATCTTCTTTGAAGGTCGGATCATCGGATTCTCATGCAACATTGCCCATCACGTGGATGTCGGCGGCATGGCCCCCGGCAGCATGTCGTCGAATATGACCGAAATCTACCAGGAAGGGCTCCGCCTGCCGGTCGTTCGGCTTGTCTCGCGCGGCCAGATCGTTCCCGACGTGCTCGAGATAATCCTGCTGAACGTTCGGGTGCCGCAGGAGCGTCGTGGCGATTACTTTGCCCAGATCGCCGCTTGCCGCCTGGGGGAGCGCCGCGTGCGGGAGCTTTGCGAACGCCGCAGCGCCGGCCGCGTCCTGGCGACATTCAAGGAGGTGATCGATCGTACCCGTGCGCGCATGCGACGTGCCATCGAAGAACTCCCGGATGGGATCTACCGCTTCGAAGACGTCATGGAGGATGACGGCAACGGTACGCACGACATCCCCATTCGCCTTTCGCTCACAGTCGACGGCGATCGCATTCGGCTCGACTTCAGCGGCACGAGCCCCCAGGTCCGTGGCAATATCAACTGCCCGTTGACTGCCACTCAATCGGCCGTCGGCTATGTATTGAAGGCGCTGCTCGATCCGGATGTGCCCAATAATCATGGCATTCTCGACGTGATCGAGATTCATGCTGAGCCGGGCTCGCTGCTGAACCCGGTTTTCCCGGCTGCGGTCGCCTACCGGGCCCATACAACCCAGCGCATCATCGATGTCGTCATCGGCGCACTCGCTCCTGCGCTTCCGGATCGGGTCATCGCCGCGAGCAACGGCTCGAATACAACCGCCGTGTTTTCCGGCATCGACCCGCGCAGCAACCGGCCCTATCTTTACCTTGAGACTCTCGGCGGCGGCTGTGGCGCGCGATCGTTCAAGGACGGCAAGGACGGCGTTCAACAGCATATCGCAAACACCGCGAACCTCCCGGTGGAAGCGATCGAGAGCGAATACCCTCTTCGCGTGCGTGAATATGGTTTCGCATCGGATACCGGCGGAGCGGGCCGGTTCCGCGGTGGCCTGTCGCTGCGCCGGACCATCGAGCCAATCGATCATGATTGCCTTTTCAACGGTGCCGGCGAGCGATTTGTCCATGCACCCTGGGGAGTGTTCGGAGGCGGTCGCGGCGCGCCCGGTCGCATCCGTCTGGTCGACGCCAACGGAGGAGCCCGTGATCTTGGCGGAAAACCCGCGCCGATGATCTGCCCCGACCGCCACGCCATCGAGATCACCACTCCAGGGGCCGGCGGCTACGGCGATCCGCAAAAGCGTAGCGCTGCCGATCTGGCTCGCGACTTGCGCAGCGGAAAATTCAGCATGGACTTTATCGCAAGTCGATACGGCATCGCCCCGGCGGCGCTTGAACGGGCGGCCCGCGCCGCACCGGACACGGACTACGATGACCCGCCTGCGCCCTGGCATAACGTGGATCAGGGATGA
- a CDS encoding ABC transporter ATP-binding protein yields the protein MPVDDGQYGTRSDAASPLLEAVGIYRRFGGLRALQGASIAVQPGTITGLIGPNGAGKSTLFNIIAGALSPDQGTVRLRGRDVTHERPDRRAAHGLIRTFQLSRTLPTLSVLENLMLYGPKQPGESVWAALRGSAAAVDRERDLRKSAWRIAEMLKLGHLVNAAAADLSGGQKKLLDLGRVLMAQPRLILLDEPMAGVNPSLSRDLSEHLLQIRAAGITVLVIEHNMSFVKSVCDYVYVLAGGRNLAEGRFESIRAHHGVQQAYLGSDA from the coding sequence GTGCCGGTCGACGATGGGCAGTACGGCACGCGAAGCGATGCCGCGAGCCCGCTCCTGGAAGCCGTTGGCATCTATCGCAGGTTTGGCGGGCTGCGGGCGCTGCAGGGGGCGAGCATCGCCGTGCAGCCGGGCACGATCACCGGCCTGATCGGCCCCAACGGCGCGGGAAAGAGCACGCTGTTCAATATCATCGCCGGCGCATTGTCCCCGGATCAGGGGACTGTACGCCTGCGCGGCCGAGACGTGACACATGAGCGGCCTGATCGACGGGCAGCGCATGGGCTCATCCGCACATTCCAGTTGTCGAGAACGCTTCCGACGCTGAGTGTCCTTGAGAATCTGATGCTTTATGGGCCGAAACAGCCGGGAGAATCGGTCTGGGCAGCTCTTCGCGGATCCGCTGCCGCCGTGGACCGGGAGCGTGATCTGCGCAAATCCGCGTGGCGGATCGCTGAGATGCTCAAGCTCGGCCACCTCGTCAACGCCGCCGCCGCGGATCTCTCAGGCGGCCAGAAAAAGCTTCTTGATCTGGGGCGCGTGCTGATGGCGCAGCCACGGCTGATCCTGCTCGACGAGCCCATGGCGGGGGTCAATCCCTCGCTCAGCCGCGATCTCAGCGAGCATCTGCTGCAAATCCGGGCCGCCGGAATCACGGTGCTGGTGATCGAGCACAACATGAGTTTCGTCAAGTCCGTCTGCGACTATGTCTATGTTCTTGCGGGAGGCCGGAACCTCGCTGAGGGCAGGTTCGAGAGCATCCGCGCACACCACGGTGTTCAGCAGGCCTATCTCGGGAGCGATGCATGA